In Geobacillus kaustophilus, a genomic segment contains:
- a CDS encoding glycosyltransferase family 4 protein: MQILEITTILKSGSGLVTTRIAQGLKKRGHEVDVISTGKIDGLSDWDELIDELQKSGIGHFQMNFFKREHERFWPETQKLAKLLSEKKYDIIHVHAGVPAFATHVARRTANVNIPVVATFHSWSPIRPEWMNIADAWAFNECDMVCYVSHAYRKYGQSKGIHAPTSVIYPGLWFNPQPYINKKHVIREKIRKKYGLPKDAKIITQLAEVYERKGQLDLIRAMQQIFDYDNNTYLLLAGNTTDYPDYVQLLQEEIRKLSLENKVIFTGWVEDPYEIVAAADLFVFPSYNEGLGLAILEAMVLEIPAIFSEIEGTLDIKNIVGNDGLGGFAPGDVQAIAERIKQVMKMDKEVLEIKVKNAANKISKIFNFDYTVVEYEKLFNRLVADFR; the protein is encoded by the coding sequence ATGCAGATATTAGAAATAACAACTATTCTCAAAAGTGGTTCAGGGTTAGTCACAACCCGTATTGCTCAAGGACTTAAGAAGCGTGGGCATGAGGTGGATGTTATTTCTACAGGGAAAATTGATGGTTTGTCTGATTGGGATGAATTAATTGATGAGTTGCAAAAAAGTGGAATTGGTCATTTTCAGATGAATTTTTTTAAAAGAGAGCACGAGCGGTTTTGGCCGGAAACCCAAAAGCTTGCCAAGTTATTGAGTGAGAAAAAATATGATATTATCCATGTACATGCAGGGGTGCCGGCATTCGCTACTCATGTAGCTCGTAGGACAGCAAATGTAAATATTCCTGTAGTAGCGACCTTTCACAGTTGGTCCCCAATCAGACCAGAATGGATGAACATTGCTGATGCGTGGGCATTCAATGAGTGTGACATGGTTTGCTATGTTTCACATGCCTATCGAAAGTATGGACAAAGCAAAGGAATTCATGCCCCAACATCCGTTATTTATCCAGGACTTTGGTTCAACCCTCAACCATACATAAATAAAAAACATGTGATTAGGGAAAAAATACGTAAAAAGTATGGACTGCCAAAAGATGCGAAAATTATTACGCAATTGGCGGAAGTGTACGAACGAAAAGGTCAGCTAGATTTAATTCGAGCTATGCAACAAATATTTGACTATGATAACAATACTTATCTTCTCCTTGCTGGTAATACGACAGATTATCCTGATTATGTGCAATTGCTTCAAGAGGAAATTCGAAAATTGTCTCTTGAAAATAAGGTTATTTTTACTGGATGGGTAGAGGATCCATATGAAATTGTTGCGGCAGCAGATTTATTTGTTTTTCCATCATATAATGAGGGACTTGGTTTAGCAATTTTGGAAGCAATGGTGTTGGAGATTCCAGCTATTTTTTCAGAAATTGAAGGTACATTAGATATTAAAAATATCGTCGGCAATGATGGATTAGGTGGGTTTGCCCCGGGAGACGTTCAAGCAATTGCTGAACGAATCAAACAAGTGATGAAAATGGATAAAGAAGTGCTTGAAATAAAAGTAAAAAATGCAGCAAACAAAATTTCGAAAATATTTAATTTTGACTACACAGTGGTTGAGTATGAAAAGTTATTCAATCGCTTGGTCGCTGATTTCAGGTAG